CCGGAGCCTCGTTCGCCCAGTACGCGAAGAAGCTGTACCTGGCCAGGTTCTTCAATGCCGGATCCTTTGCGTACTTGAGCAGGTTGTAGAAGCACATCACCGCCATCTCGTCGTCCGAATGATTTCCGGAGCCGGGACCGAATTGAACCTTGGGGAACATGAGGTTCTGCCCGTAGCCATGCTGCTCCACGAGGTCGCGGGAGATGGCGCCATACTTGGGGTCGCCCGTGACATGCTCGGCGACGGCGAGATAGCTGAGGAGGCTGAGGGAATTGAGCCCGCGTTCCGCCCACCAGGCCGGGTCCGTGTTCAGGGATTGCGGGGCATACACCCCCCAACGTGTCGGGCGGCCGTCATGGTCGGTGAGGGTGAACCCGTGCTGGATGAGATGATCGGTCAGGCTGCGAACCACCTCGCGGACGCGCTCCCGCTCCGCCTCCGTGTCGGCACACAGGTCGAAATAGGCTGGATAGAAGAAGTAGTGCCCGTCCAGCTCGTCGCTGCTCGTGTCCGACTTCCAGAACCATTGACCATCGGCGCTCCGGGGCCACCGCGGTTCGTAGACCTTCCAGAGGGCATCCCCCTGCTGCTCGGCCTCGTCCCGGGCCCGACGCCCTTCATTGGGATCCGGCCAGGTGACGGGTCGGATGGTCCGGGCGACAAAGCCGGCAGGCGGCGCGGGGGATCCGCCCTGGGTGACCTGCTGAAGGAACCGCAGGGCCTCAAAGGCTGCGCGCGCACGTTCCTTGAGGGCGGGATCCCTCAAGGCGCCGAAGCCGAAACATTCGCCGGCGCCGTACATCGCAGTCCACAGACCGTCGTTGTCCGAATCCTGCGGATCCGCGCTGGACCGGTCCCCCGGGGTTCGCAACGAAGCCTCCGCGACAAAGCCGAATGGGGTCCGGCGAATGTAGCGGGCGATCTCCTCCTCGTAGTACGCCGCCTTGGCCGCCAGCGTCATGGGCTCCCGCAGGATGCCTCCCACACCCCCGGCCGTTGCAAACCATGCATCCCCTCGCGGGGAAACGGCGATTTGCCGGACATCGTCGTCGGGAAGCCATCGCGGCCCCTGGCGGTAATGAAACTCGGAGCCATCGAACCGGATCGCACCCAGGTGGGTGCCAAACCACACGGCACCATCCGGCCCTGCAGTCATTCCCGTGAAGTCATTCCAAGGCAGCCCGTCCCGCCCCTCGAAGAAACGCCACCCATCCGCGGTGCGGACGCCTACCCCGGCCCGGGTCGCGAACCAGAGTTGGTCGCGGGTGTCAAACTGGACGCCCAGGACGTCCGCCACCGCCCACGCCCTGCCGAGACCGTCACGGACTTCAACCGCGCGCCACCCGTCCGGGGTCAACTCCCGCAAGCCAGCCGAGGAACCCACCCACAAGGTGCGGCCTGGCCCCAGGGCCAGTTGATGGACCATCCACTTTGGAGGCCAGAGGAGGCGTTCGAATTCCCCCCCAAGGACCGTGAGGATTTCCCGGGCGGTTCCCACAAACTGGCGCGGACCATCGCGCAGCAATTGCCGGACATCGGTCCATGGAATTTCGAGGCGCACCACGGCGCCGGCATCGTCGAGGTAGCGAAACTCGCCCGGGCCGCAGGCCGGAACGGACGGCAGGGGCGTCCAGCGATCGCCCACGAGGCGGTACCATTGTCCCTGCGCCAGGCAGCGCGGCGCGCCGTCGGATCCCATCTCGATCAGCGCCACCGGCCCGGCGGGCAGTCCGCCACCTCCGGGGAAGCGCCGGGTGAGCTCCTGGATGAAGCGCTGGGGAATGGGATCAACGGCTGCGGCGGGGAGCGACCTGGCAGCCGCCAGAAGCAGCACGGCCTGAAACCAGGTGCGCCATCCGGAGGGGAGCTGTCGGAAACGCATGCCGACAGGGTACCGTCCCGCCATTCCCGCCGCACCCATTCAGTGGGAAACATTCGTTCCTGCTGGGGTGCTCCCCGCCGGCGGGCACCCCGGCAATCGGGACGCCGGGACGCGGCAGCCCAACTCCGGACGAAGTCCCACAGTTGGCGGCATTGAACTGCGGATTCGTCGCGCCCCAAGCGACGTCCACGCATCAAGAAAACGCTCGATATGCCCGGATTGCGCGCTCACGACCCGGCCGCCGCCAGTTTCGCGGCGTACTCAGCGAACAGGGTTCGCAGACTTGTCGCGTCCGAAAGGCTCCGATGCTCGCCCAAGGCACCGCCCGAATTTCGGGGGCTGAGCACCAATCCAGCGGCCCCATAAAGACGCCGCTCAACCAGTCGCTCGCAGAGAATCTGGTACCGCCGGGCATACGAGGCACCTCGAAACTCGGGAAACACGGCGTAATGGGGCTCGTCGGCTCCAACGGGACGCAAAGAGCCCTCACACTCCTCCAGCAACATGAGCCACCCGAGAAACGGGGGCCGTGGATCACGCTGAAGCTCCGGGTTCAGCATCGGCGAAGCTTCTCCCTCAGCCGCACGCATCGCCGGGGTCGGCGATTCCGGTGCGCGCCCGCTGTAGGCCCCATGATGGTGCGCCACCCACAGGTCCGCGGCAGAGCCGATCACCTCCTCAGAACGGTTGTTGAAATTGTTTCCGAACGAACCGACCTGTGACTTGGACTCGAAAACGGCGAGGAGCCGGCTACGGTGAACAATCACAACATCCCAGTTCTTGGTTGCCCTGAAGAAGCCCGGCATCATCACCTGGCTCTTCCGTGTGAACACCGAGTCTTGCGGGAAGCCACAATGGCGGGTGACCTCGCGGACCAGGTCAACAAACCCATCCATATTCTTACCGCCAATCACGGCTCCACGACCTCCCGCCTGGGCTCCCGCATTAGCCCCGGAGCGCATCATCCAAAAGCGCCGGACGGCGGATGCTGCAAGTTGATCGAATTCAAGGGGCAGGAGCTTCAACATCTCGAATGGGTCCCGTAATTCTGGCCTCACTGGCAGCGGCTCTTGCAATCTCAAACACTTCAGGAGGCAGGCGGTACACCATGGCAGCCGCGGCATCCAGCACCTCAAGGCAGGAAGTCTCCGCCGCCATGGCCAGGGTCTTCTTCTGCATTTCGGACAGACCGTTCCAGTGGGGCACGCGGATCCGCCGCAGGTATTGGGCCTGAAAGCGGAGGAACCCTCCGCTCATCCGGACGCAGT
This is a stretch of genomic DNA from Verrucomicrobiia bacterium. It encodes these proteins:
- a CDS encoding restriction endonuclease, producing the protein MLKLLPLEFDQLAASAVRRFWMMRSGANAGAQAGGRGAVIGGKNMDGFVDLVREVTRHCGFPQDSVFTRKSQVMMPGFFRATKNWDVVIVHRSRLLAVFESKSQVGSFGNNFNNRSEEVIGSAADLWVAHHHGAYSGRAPESPTPAMRAAEGEASPMLNPELQRDPRPPFLGWLMLLEECEGSLRPVGADEPHYAVFPEFRGASYARRYQILCERLVERRLYGAAGLVLSPRNSGGALGEHRSLSDATSLRTLFAEYAAKLAAAGS